From one Dermacentor andersoni chromosome 1, qqDerAnde1_hic_scaffold, whole genome shotgun sequence genomic stretch:
- the Ykt6 gene encoding synaptobrevin homolog YKT6, with protein MVKLFHIAVLYKHPTKGVILKCASEVSSFSFFQRSSVVEFLKFSSQIIVSRSCAATRSSVREREYMCHVYVRSDSLAGVVVSDHEYPSRVAHTLLNKVLDDFASKIPAHTWSSLVESTCQYQGLEAYLAKYQVPTEADAMTKIQADLDETKIILHNTIEAVLERGEKLDDLVAKSEDLSMQSKTFYKTARKTNQCCTIL; from the exons ATGGTCAAGTTATTTCACATAGCCGTGTTGTATAAGCACCCAACGAAAGGCGTCATATTAAAATGCGCGAGCGAAGTATCGTCGTTCAGCTTCTTCCAGCGATCGAG CGTTGTGGAATTTCTGAAGTTTTCCAGTCAAATCATAGTGTCTCGAAGCTGTGCGGCGACTCGGTCTTCTGTACGGGAGCGAG AATACATGTGCCACGTCTACGTTCGCAGTGACAGCTTAGCCGGCGTCGTCGTTTCTGACCACGAATACCCGAGCCGAGTGGCGCACACGTTACTCAACAAG GTACTGGACGACTTTGCCTCGAAAATTCCGGCACATACGTGGTCTTCTCTAGTTGAAAG CACATGCCAGTACCAGGGCTTGGAGGCGTACCTGGCAAAGTACCAG GTACCCACTGAAGCTGATGCAATGACCAAGATCCAAGCCGACCTAGATGAAACAAAAATCATCCTG CACAATACCATTGAAGCTGTCTTGGAGCGTGGCGAGAAACTGGATGACCTTGTGGCAAAATCTGAAGACCTGAGCATGCAGTCAAAAACTTTTTACAAGACA GCCCGCAAGACCAATCAATGCTGCACCATCCTCTGA